A DNA window from Planctomycetota bacterium contains the following coding sequences:
- a CDS encoding TlpA disulfide reductase family protein, with product MSKHTTRGWSAAFVAGVIGAACVVLGPGAGTALAQGAAPKAAPRAKPEKAPAKAPAPPAPEYAKAVIAGAREALATVSTLSYEAKVTGGAEASPTYAATVVVRKADAGGWMMYVKGEATPSTGDAPTPNAFEIGYDGVNARAVRASEKIVFEKAVLEMEDLQSFLGSQHARPVVAWELLSEEPFGKDGDKALFEGRETIAGELCDVVLVPDPKAPAVPAKADPAPKTGPKTGPRKDAAIAPTGVRYAFARSDRLPRRIERFNAGTAQVVELTKVATDGEAANAVFALPVPQGYRIRDPEAAKTREAGGGGKKILGDPENRAGRKAGPLAVGDDAPAFDLKDPAGKPVRLADMQGKVVVLDFWGTWCGWCVKAMPMIEKVHKQYKGKGVEIIGMNIENDPRADPAGFMRRNRYTYTLALNAERATQDYRVTGYPMLFVIDQQGKVASVHRGYSDDLDTKLSEDIERLLAKK from the coding sequence ATGTCGAAACACACGACGCGGGGATGGAGCGCGGCGTTCGTCGCCGGGGTGATCGGAGCGGCGTGCGTGGTGCTCGGGCCGGGGGCCGGCACGGCGCTGGCGCAGGGCGCGGCCCCGAAGGCCGCCCCGCGGGCGAAGCCGGAGAAGGCGCCGGCGAAGGCCCCGGCGCCCCCGGCGCCGGAGTATGCGAAGGCGGTCATCGCGGGCGCGCGCGAGGCTCTGGCAACGGTGAGCACGCTGTCGTACGAGGCGAAGGTGACGGGCGGGGCGGAGGCGTCGCCGACGTACGCCGCGACGGTGGTGGTGCGGAAGGCGGACGCGGGCGGGTGGATGATGTATGTGAAGGGCGAAGCGACGCCGTCGACGGGCGACGCGCCGACGCCGAACGCGTTCGAGATCGGGTACGACGGGGTGAACGCGCGGGCGGTGCGTGCGAGCGAGAAGATCGTGTTCGAGAAGGCCGTGCTGGAGATGGAAGACCTGCAGTCGTTCCTGGGCTCGCAGCACGCGCGTCCGGTGGTGGCGTGGGAACTGCTGAGCGAGGAGCCGTTCGGGAAGGACGGTGACAAGGCGTTGTTCGAGGGCCGCGAGACGATCGCGGGCGAGCTGTGCGACGTGGTGCTGGTGCCCGATCCGAAGGCGCCGGCGGTGCCGGCGAAGGCGGACCCGGCGCCCAAGACCGGGCCGAAGACCGGGCCGAGGAAGGACGCGGCGATCGCGCCGACGGGCGTGCGGTACGCGTTCGCGCGGAGCGATCGGCTGCCGCGCCGGATCGAGCGATTCAACGCGGGCACGGCGCAGGTGGTGGAACTGACGAAGGTGGCGACGGACGGCGAGGCGGCGAACGCGGTGTTCGCGCTGCCCGTGCCGCAGGGCTACCGCATCCGCGACCCGGAGGCGGCGAAGACGCGCGAGGCCGGGGGCGGGGGCAAGAAGATCCTGGGCGACCCGGAGAACCGCGCGGGGCGCAAGGCGGGCCCGCTGGCGGTGGGCGACGACGCGCCGGCGTTCGACCTGAAGGACCCGGCGGGCAAGCCGGTGCGCCTGGCCGACATGCAGGGCAAGGTGGTGGTGCTGGACTTCTGGGGCACGTGGTGCGGCTGGTGCGTGAAGGCCATGCCCATGATCGAGAAGGTGCACAAGCAGTACAAGGGCAAGGGCGTCGAGATCATCGGCATGAACATCGAGAACGACCCGCGCGCCGACCCGGCGGGGTTCATGCGGCGCAACCGCTACACGTACACCCTGGCGCTGAACGCGGAGCGCGCCACGCAGGACTACCGCGTCACCGGGTACCCGATGCTCTTCGTGATCGACCAGCAGGGCAAGGTCGCGTCGGTGCACCGCGGGTACAGCGACGACCTCGACACCAAGCTCAGCGAGGACATCGAGCGCCTGCTCGCGAAGAAGTGA
- the aat gene encoding leucyl/phenylalanyl-tRNA--protein transferase, with the protein MSDRARHSPSAITPAQRAVLDAVLAMYRQGWFPMHDDRSGGLRWVQPRKRAVIPLDHRFHVPRSLRARIRAGRFRITSDADFPRVVRACAQPRPERPSTWLDDDIVALFDLLHRAGHAHSVEAWLPGPGAPAPAAPGAIVGGLYGLCVGSVFCGESMFSRPDLGGTDASKVCLVRLVEHLRARGFTMLDSQLANPHLDQFGAIEIDAREYQAHLDSAALEPRAWTPFN; encoded by the coding sequence ATGTCCGACCGTGCCCGCCACTCCCCGTCCGCCATCACCCCCGCCCAGCGCGCGGTGCTCGACGCCGTTCTCGCCATGTACCGCCAGGGCTGGTTCCCGATGCACGACGACCGCAGCGGCGGGCTGCGCTGGGTCCAGCCCCGCAAGCGCGCCGTCATCCCGCTCGACCACCGCTTCCACGTCCCCCGGTCGCTGCGGGCGCGCATCCGCGCCGGACGATTCCGCATCACCTCCGACGCCGACTTCCCCCGCGTCGTGCGTGCCTGCGCCCAGCCCCGCCCGGAACGCCCCTCCACCTGGCTCGACGACGACATCGTCGCCCTCTTCGACCTCCTCCACCGCGCCGGGCACGCCCACAGCGTCGAGGCCTGGCTTCCCGGCCCGGGCGCTCCCGCCCCCGCCGCCCCGGGCGCAATCGTCGGCGGGCTGTACGGCCTGTGCGTCGGCAGCGTGTTCTGCGGCGAGTCCATGTTCTCCCGCCCCGACCTCGGCGGCACCGACGCCAGCAAGGTCTGCCTCGTCCGCCTCGTCGAACATCTGCGCGCGCGCGGCTTCACCATGCTCGATTCTCAACTCGCCAACCCCCACCTCGACCAGTTCGGCGCCATCGAGATCGACGCGCGCGAGTACCAGGCCCACCTCGACTCGGCCGCCCTCGAACCACGGGCCTGGACGCCCTTCAACTGA